A genomic window from Cricetulus griseus strain 17A/GY chromosome 4, alternate assembly CriGri-PICRH-1.0, whole genome shotgun sequence includes:
- the Taf1d gene encoding TATA box-binding protein-associated factor RNA polymerase I subunit D isoform X1 has translation MAQSEVTSVDCMTPDRAADIGHQSDDSSDSLFKTQYVLSPTRKQRNPTTKRVTLPANVDTDTSSDSSIEPRLLTLKAIFERFKKKKRKKRKYKPKLRPRGRPPGIKNARNPRRSQIGVKQIKNKGAVFPFLESENGRKPLPWKKILTYEQAVARGFFHHIEKLKYEHHLKECLKQMHAGEDLEKEDFESRRHKYIDDEGGPLSPIEEPLTEDEATNPESECDIKLVEDTCFIISSEFSKRNLEQGTSKKDSAFSKKAKAKDNAHREHGTQRAWNGRAWKGDLHVNIKEGLS, from the exons ATGGCTCAATCAGAAGTGACTTCTGTTGACTGCATGACACCTGATAGAGCTGCAGACATTGGACATCAAAG cgaTGACTCATCTGATAGcttatttaaaacacagtacgTTCTTTCACCTACACGAAAGCAAAGAAACCCTACGACAAAACGTGTCACTTTACCTGCAAATGTTGACACTGACACATCAAGTGACTCCTCTATAGAACCAAGGCTTTTGACTTTAAAGgctatttttgaaagatttaagaaaaagaaacggaaaaaaaggaaatacaagcCAAAATTAAGACCAAGAGGAAGACCACCTGGAATAAAAAATGCTAGAAACCCTAGAAGGTCACAGATAGGTGTgaagcaaattaaaaacaaaggagcTGTGTTTCCATTCTTAGAAtctgaaaatggaagaaaacccTTACCTTGGAAGAAAATTTTAACATATGAG CAAGCTGTTGCAAGAGGATTTTTCCACCACATTGAAAAACTCAAATATGAGCACCATCTTAAGGAATGCTTGAAGCAAATGCACGCTGGGGAAGATTTAGAAAAGGAAGACTTTGAGAGCAGGAGACACAAGTACATTGATGATGAAGGTGGTCCTCTTTCTCCTATTGAAGAGCCACT AACAGAAGATGAGGCAACAAATCCTGAGTCTGAATGTGATATCAAATTGGTT GAAGACACTTGCTTCATAATAAGCTCAgaattttcaaagagaaatttaGAACAAGGGACGAGTAAGAAAGACTCTGCATTCTCTAAAAAAGCTAAAGCCAAAGATAATGCACACAGAGAGCATGGCACACAGAGAGCATGGAATGGAAGGGCCTGGAAAGGAGATCTACATGTGAACATCAAAGAAG gtttgtctTGA
- the Taf1d gene encoding TATA box-binding protein-associated factor RNA polymerase I subunit D isoform X3, with product MAQSEVTSVDCMTPDRAADIGHQSDDSSDSLFKTQYVLSPTRKQRNPTTKRVTLPANVDTDTSSDSSIEPRLLTLKAIFERFKKKKRKKRKYKPKLRPRGRPPGIKNARNPRRSQIGVKQIKNKGAVFPFLESENGRKPLPWKKILTYEQAVARGFFHHIEKLKYEHHLKECLKQMHAGEDLEKEDFESRRHKYIDDEGGPLSPIEEPLFVLIMKPELKILVHGCLFQYNFSHWHILHKD from the exons ATGGCTCAATCAGAAGTGACTTCTGTTGACTGCATGACACCTGATAGAGCTGCAGACATTGGACATCAAAG cgaTGACTCATCTGATAGcttatttaaaacacagtacgTTCTTTCACCTACACGAAAGCAAAGAAACCCTACGACAAAACGTGTCACTTTACCTGCAAATGTTGACACTGACACATCAAGTGACTCCTCTATAGAACCAAGGCTTTTGACTTTAAAGgctatttttgaaagatttaagaaaaagaaacggaaaaaaaggaaatacaagcCAAAATTAAGACCAAGAGGAAGACCACCTGGAATAAAAAATGCTAGAAACCCTAGAAGGTCACAGATAGGTGTgaagcaaattaaaaacaaaggagcTGTGTTTCCATTCTTAGAAtctgaaaatggaagaaaacccTTACCTTGGAAGAAAATTTTAACATATGAG CAAGCTGTTGCAAGAGGATTTTTCCACCACATTGAAAAACTCAAATATGAGCACCATCTTAAGGAATGCTTGAAGCAAATGCACGCTGGGGAAGATTTAGAAAAGGAAGACTTTGAGAGCAGGAGACACAAGTACATTGATGATGAAGGTGGTCCTCTTTCTCCTATTGAAGAGCCACT gtttgtctTGATTATGAAGCCAGAATTGAAGATACTTGTACATGGGTGTTTGTTTCAATATA aCTTCAGTCACTGGCATATCCTTCATAAAGACTAG
- the Taf1d gene encoding TATA box-binding protein-associated factor RNA polymerase I subunit D isoform X2: MAQSEVTSVDCMTPDRAADIGHQSDDSSDSLFKTQYVLSPTRKQRNPTTKRVTLPANVDTDTSSDSSIEPRLLTLKAIFERFKKKKRKKRKYKPKLRPRGRPPGIKNARNPRRSQIGVKQIKNKGAVFPFLESENGRKPLPWKKILTYEQAVARGFFHHIEKLKYEHHLKECLKQMHAGEDLEKEDFESRRHKYIDDEGGPLSPIEEPLFVLIMKPELKILVHGCLFQYRFFLLLVFRLQSLAYPS; this comes from the exons ATGGCTCAATCAGAAGTGACTTCTGTTGACTGCATGACACCTGATAGAGCTGCAGACATTGGACATCAAAG cgaTGACTCATCTGATAGcttatttaaaacacagtacgTTCTTTCACCTACACGAAAGCAAAGAAACCCTACGACAAAACGTGTCACTTTACCTGCAAATGTTGACACTGACACATCAAGTGACTCCTCTATAGAACCAAGGCTTTTGACTTTAAAGgctatttttgaaagatttaagaaaaagaaacggaaaaaaaggaaatacaagcCAAAATTAAGACCAAGAGGAAGACCACCTGGAATAAAAAATGCTAGAAACCCTAGAAGGTCACAGATAGGTGTgaagcaaattaaaaacaaaggagcTGTGTTTCCATTCTTAGAAtctgaaaatggaagaaaacccTTACCTTGGAAGAAAATTTTAACATATGAG CAAGCTGTTGCAAGAGGATTTTTCCACCACATTGAAAAACTCAAATATGAGCACCATCTTAAGGAATGCTTGAAGCAAATGCACGCTGGGGAAGATTTAGAAAAGGAAGACTTTGAGAGCAGGAGACACAAGTACATTGATGATGAAGGTGGTCCTCTTTCTCCTATTGAAGAGCCACT gtttgtctTGATTATGAAGCCAGAATTGAAGATACTTGTACATGGGTGTTTGTTTCAATATA ggttttttttgttgttggtttttagaCTTCAGTCACTGGCATATCCTTCATAA
- the Cep295 gene encoding centrosomal protein of 295 kDa isoform X9: MKKIHLTQTQERLLEELKQLQKEDLARRRQTVAQMPPQLVELPYRRGEVKEDWHRELEFAFEDMYNADRKVKGNLILHLKPEPFPAMSDQLRDEELDLSMELENRGEKKNSQVPDTEIIHSSGRVPFGRKTQQIPSRILFKRLLNKIRSQKSLWTIKSVSEDESEITTTISEVESKAPTMESGAMVLEEGTLSSEQEQVMDSDRLTIESEPLSSEDKPFFCQGDAGKEQAVVAFPPITDVAQSSVLLHPQEEAVRIRVSARHKQIMEIEKQKKKQLELLEQIEQQKLRLETDCFRAEMEEEEERKKTQQFEVCPAPVSHTLISGEDSHRQMIRNYQHQLLQQNRLNKQSVETARKRLLEYQTVLKERYPSMSSISLIPDSIISGPPQKSQKPAAASEHWDLCQRLKLSPNKYQPVQSSQIPELDQSHIQALRQGHFPQRQGETGASEILTKQSVGSQEHLQKFSHVEAHQRDYEFVPKYSHALSRTVSYDRPQTLQDAGEVSKPLTTITYQTLESQQISSEDSEAISSKPTESSSFLPLVPERSFTTLPVQLESGKVQEPFTTISKSRVSINQSVISQMHDQPLSSSDTITAQQDNLKFLQKHLELQKEALQARQEAQEKLAFCTQKELKKQAGLPVFIPSSDGDLFTSLPSETGKIQTFSTESDATVSSGNMDKLWGFSQPVLSQQTNLEFPQEQMSVQKDNLQARREAQEVLLAHKQSKLDDIVHSEQARHSWPHQVAQQSFSPLIVTDRLFRKIQEQPLPTNKKGLLPSQSEISRSQDGSSSSLQQILPLHNSLKLLQERLATQRDAIQTRDEAQEESLLHKERSFGDRMSEPVNSLSSVVPQHSDASCAVSEPGPKKSWELHSFEENIVPSSHLITPALEEESLGFPQHNLPRQEHFITPQEQAHIQRVILGARKETMEYAHKENELEKGLSSQQTGTLSSSSQVAEWERCQEFLSVKSDNTGPLSLKIPGFRERLVRFSQHTFPLQNNLQEHQEWVNTEKESFQLSPQTQENSSSQQTGFSSFIPSLGPSSCVSLPSADSGTTTESNSKVKSIHLQMPELQDRLLKISQLIQPQQDSLKTLQKQLAVQREAIIQSRQEAHEQTLREWKKTVFPKQPSSSSPLTPQHSLASFPLSDSERTQELCSTISDDAVSSGSEMLGLPDRALGLSHTALFQQNNLAAHPEHLHAQTTSFHSTEKPQEEMVFPRPCELFIQPYHGDLKTLKQQLDVQRKALRSGQEVQEELLLQRLTKLEQRVSSSSFSPQVALPVANSEGTQQSFPTQSDDTQIPNSRGEYLSFSQPLLSQQDKLAMQMDLEMVFHKELLLHKQNSQNKSDSLEHATPALFLSKETEHPFIPLPFAEAKSKSICDLYLPKKEHEAPSSDAGIPRLQDRLLNYSQSVLTQQDNMSLQKQLNLQREALHFRQRAQEELLVQRQTALQQQIEKHRETVKDFLNVSQARMSTGENDLKMQGPAWGNSDQESSTGESLGKELSGRASKPPVSKVKCGLDLNQHELSTIQEVESPASGRTSMPGKSDFYQDRDPLRVSVSREQSFLGSPLARDPFGCHQPPAQNSSSHDYDEAVEVEESDVEDHAILSHAVSEACTSLGPIVKPDDKAETQEISQEPLSSVTVSTGSLSYEITDLSLTDPESFSDQTDHQEQQSTRKQEETSFSCVIPSTPVTYQQLHSLGANESLLPMEEERASDHTHAQQIIDKDINKANLIPEKRDLQVPAVDLDFPELEHVFPHLHRQLFKPLEPYLDFDLSLSSGISQDNRDFYEQSSESPSRKHHVKAFPVSTASFTELKASLQPAGNPAQSFAAEGSEQSFQQLLPEFSSQESQHADLPSIYSIEARGTSQSMENSSYSEQTETLQSKKKSVHFQSSTENLSSVYNSSDQPQLPHSIPCGSTSSECSVKPLGSRKEMLGFEELSRKVVTGSQSQRLAEDENVEETNSVQGSHSLSIENEKSVQDIIKTETTKVVRQLSQLPQAQHIMNSKSFSFQSSIPVWETESGYGIMEEPDLTLSTSDISTTETDLANLTLEEKDSEAQSSFQAGASLPPLPETSGYEAVSPQVAPLATLMKRKKAFVERSYQRQREMRNKTQQLPQTGSSLSCLKGVSLPEDRKTTQALMHQRALKLYKQLSEVKQQRRESKALCKIS, from the exons TCATGGACAGTGATAGACTGACGATTGAATCTGAACCACTGAGTAGTGAAGATAAGCCATTTTTCTGCCAAGGAGATGCTGGAAAGGAACAAG CAGTTGTTGCATTTCCACCCATCACAGATGTGGCTCAGAGTTCAGTACTGCTTCATCCTCAGGAAGAAGCAGTCAGAATTCGAGTGTCAGCAAGACACAAACAG ATAATGGAGATAGAaaagcagaagaagaagcagtTGGAATTACTTGAACAAATTGAGCAACAGAAGTTAAGGTTAGAAACTGATTGTTTTCGGGCtgaaatggaagaagaagaagaaagaaagaaaacgcaACAGTTTGAG gtTTGCCCTGCTCCAGTATCACATACTCTGATTTCTGGTGAAGACAGTCACAGGCAGATGATACGTAACTATCAACATCAGCTTTTACAACAAAACAG GTTAAACAAGCAGTCTGTTGAAACTGCCAGGAAACGATTACTCGAATACCAAACTGTATTAAAGGAAAGATACCCATCCATGTCATCCATATCACTGATACCTGATTCTATTATATCAGGACCACCACAGAAATCACAAAAGCCTGCTGCTGCATCAGAGCATTGGGATCTATGTCAGAGACTGAAGCTGAGTCCTAACAAATATCAACCTGTGCAATCCTCACAGATACCTGAATTAGATCAAAGTCATATTCAGGCACTAAGACAGGGTCACTTTCCACAGAGGCAAGGAGAAACGGGAGCATCAGAGATTCTAACCAAGCAGTCTGTGGGGTCACAGGAACATCTACAGAAATTCTCTCATGTGGAAGCACATCAGAGAGACTATGAATTTGTCCCTAAATATTCTCATGCACTTTCAAGAACTGTGTCTTATGATAGGCCACAAACATTACAGGATGCTGGAGAAGTATCTAAACCACTGACGACAATAACTTATCAGACTTTAGAATCCCAACAGATATCATCAGAAGATAGTGAAGCTATATCTTCTAAACCAACTGAGTCTTCTTCATTTCTCCCACTCGTGCCTGAACGTTCTTTTACTACTCTCCCAGTTCAACTTGAATCTGGAAAAGTTCAGGAACCCTTTACAACCATAAGCAAAAGTAGAGTTTCCATAAACCAGTCTGTAATCAGTCAGATGCATGATCAGCCTTTGTCATCCTCAGATACAATCACCGCCCAGCAGGATAACTTAAAGTTTCTCCAAAAACATTTAGAACTGCAGAAGGAAGCTCTTCAAGCAAGACAAGAGGCTCAGGAAAAGCTGGCTTTTTGCACacaaaaagaactgaaaaaacaGGCTGGTCTTCCAGTATTCATCCCATCATCGGATGGAGATTTATTTACTTCACTGCCATCTGAAACAGGAAAAATCCAGACATTTTCAACAGAAAGTGATGCCACTGTTTCCTCAGGCAATATGGACAAACTTTGGGGTTTTTCACAACCTGTCTTATCACAGCAAACTAATTTAGAATTTCCCCAAGAACAGATGAGTGTTCAGAAGGACAACCTTCAGGCTAGGCGGGAAGCCCAGGAAGTCTTGTTGGCACATAAACAGAGTAAACTGGATGACATTGTACATTCTGAGCAGGCTAGGCACTCTTggccacatcaggtggctcagcAGTCATTTAGTCCATTAATAGTGACTGATAGACTATTTAGAAAAATCCAGGAACAGCCTTTACCTACAAACAAGAAAGGGCTTCTCCCAAGCCAGTCTGAAATCTCAAGATCTCAGGATGGGTCTTCAAGTTCTCTACAGCAGATCCTACCTCTACACAATAGTTTAAAGTTGCTGCAAGAACGGCTGGCTACACAGAGGGATGCAATTCAGACTAGAGATGAAGCTCAAGAGGAATCGCTTTTACATAAAGAAAgaagttttggagacaggatgtCTGAGCCAGTAAATTCACTTTCCTCAGTGGTTCCTCAGCATTCAGATGCTTCTTGTGCAGTTTCAGAACCTGGGCCTAAGAAGTCCTGGGAACTGCATTCATTTGAGGAGAATATAGTTCCCTCTAGTCATTTGAtcaccccagcactggaggaggAGTCCCTTGGCTTTCCACAGCACAACTTGCCAAGACAAGAACATTTTATAACACCCCAGGAACAGGCACACATTCAGAGGGTTATACTTGGTGCCAGAAAAGAAACTATGGAATATGCACACAAAGAAAACGAATTAGAAAAAGGACTTAGTTCTCAACAAACTGGTACCTTATCTTCTTCATCCCAGGTAGCTGAATGGGAAAGATGCCAGGAGTTCTTATCAGTTAAGAGTGATAATACAGGGCCCTTAAGCCTTAAGATTCCAGGATTTCGGGAAAGGCTGGTTAGATTTTCACAACATACATTCCCTCTGCAAAATAATTTGCAGGAACACCAAGAATGGgtaaatacagaaaaagagagtTTTCAGCTTAGTCCTCAAACTCAGGAAAATTCATCTTCTCAACAGACAGGCTTTTCTTCCTTCATACCCTCATTAGGACCGTCATCGTGTGTGTCCTTGCCTTCTGCTGACTCAGGCACAACAACAGAGAGCAATAGTAAAGTAAAATCAATCCATCTTCAGATGCCAGAATTGCAGGATAGACTTTTAAAGATATCTCAACTTATCCAGCCTCAGCAAGACAGTTTGAAGACCCTTCAAAAACAATTGGCTGTTCAAAGGGAAGCCATCATCCAGTCTAGACAAGAAGCTCATGAACAAACACTaagagaatggaagaaaacagtATTTCCAAAGCAGCCTAGTTCATCTTCTCCCCTGACACCTCAGCATTCACTTGCTTCATTCCCTCTTTCTGACTCTGAAAGAACACAAGAACTCTGTTCAACCATCAGTGATGATGCAGTATCTTCAGGTTCTGAGATGCTGGGTTTGCCTGACAGGGCATTGGGTTTATCACATACTGCTTTATTTCAGCAGAATAATCTGGCTGCACATCCAGAACACCTCCATGCACAAACAACTTCCTTTCATTCTACTGAGAAACCACAGGAAGAGATGGTGTTTCCTAGACCATGTGAACTTTTTATCCAACCTTATCATGGTGACCTGAAGACACTTAAGCAGCAGTTAGATGTACAAAGGAAAGCCCTTAGATCTGGCCAGGAAGTACAAGAGGAACTACTTTTGCAAAGGTTAACTAAATTGGAGCAAAGGGTATCTTCCTCTTCATTCTCACCACAGGTAGCACTACCTGTTGCCAACTCTGAAGGGACCCAACAGTCTTTCCCAACCCAAAGTGATGATACACAGATACCCAACTCCCGTGGTGAGTATCTGAGCTTTTCACAGCCCCTTCTATCTCAGCAGGATAAGCTGGCAATGCAGATGGACTTAGAAATGGTATTTCATAAAGAACTGCTTttacacaaacaaaacagccagAACAAAAGTGACTCTCTTGAGCATGCTACCCCTGCTTTGTTTCTCTCCAAGGAAACAGAACATCCATTCATTCCATTACCTTTTGCAGAAGCTAAATCTAAAAGCATTTGTGATTTGTACTTGCCTAAAAAGGAGCATGAAGCTCCTTCTAGTGATGCTGGGATCCCAAGATTGCAGGACAGACTTTTGAATTACTCACAGTCTGTCTTAACCCAGCAAGACAACATGAGTCTTCAGAAGCAGTTGAATCTACAAAGAGAAGCTCTGCATTTTAGGCAAAGAGCCCAAGAAGAATTACTTGTTCAGAGACAGACAGCCTTGCAGCAGCAAATCgaaaaacacagagagactgtGAAAGATTTCTTGAATGTTAGTCAG GCAAGGATGTCCACAGGTGAGAATGACTTGAAAATGCAAGGCCCTGCCTGGGGAAACTCTGATCAGGAGAGCTCTACTG GTGAGAGTCTGGGCAAAGAACTGAGTGGTAGAGCCTCTAAACCACCTGTCTCCAAAGTGAAGTGTGGTTTGGACTTAAACCAGCATGAGCTTAGTACTATACAGGAGGTGGAGTCACCAGCAAGTGGCAGGACTTCCATGCCAG gtAAATCAGATTTTTATCAAGACCGAGACCCCTTAAGGGTCTCAGTAAGCAGAGAACAAAGTTTTCTGGGGAGTCCATTGGCACGTGATCCATTTGGTTGTCACCAACCACCTGCCCAGAACAGCAGCAGCCATGACTATGATGAAGCAG TTGAAGTTGAGGAATCTGATGTTGAGGATCATGCGATATTGAGTCATGCCGTCTCAGAAGCGTGTACATCTCTGGGTCCAATTGTGAAGCCAGATGATAAG GCTGAAACACAAGAGATTTCTCAGGAGCCATTATCTTCAGTAACTGTTTCTACTGGAAGCTTAAGTTATGAAATCACCGATTTGAGCCTTACAGATCCAG AGTCATTTTCGGATCAGACGGACCATCAGGAACAGCAATCTACTAGAAAACAAGAAGAGACTTCTTTCAGTTGTGTAATTCCTTCAACACCTGTTACTTATCAGCAGCTGCACTCCTTAGGTGCTAATGAATCTCTGTTGCCcatggaggaagaaagggcatctgatcacacacatgctcagcaGATCATAGACAAGGatataaataaagcaaatttgATACCTGAAAAAAGAGACTTGCAgg ttCCAGCTGTGGACCTTGATTTTCCAGAATTGGAACATGTATTTCCACACTTGCACCGTCAGCTCTTTAAACCCTTAGAACCATATCTGGATTTTGACTTATCGTTATCCTCTGGGATTTCTCAAGACAACAGAGACTTTTATGAG CAGAGCTCCGAATCTCCATCTAGAAAACACCATGTTAAGGCATTCCCTGTAAGCACAGCTAGTTTCACAGAACTGAAGGCAAGTTTGCAACCTGCTGGTAACCCTGCTCAGAGTTTTGCTGCTGAGG GATCTGAACAATCTTTTCAACAGCTTCTACCAGAATTCTCTTCACAGGAAAGCCAACATGCTGATTTACCAAGTATTTATAGCATTGAAGCAAGAGGTACTTCCCAGAGCATGGAAAACTCCAGCTATTCTGAGCAGACTGAAACActacaaagtaagaaaaaaagtgTTCATTTTCAGTCTTCGACAGAGAATTTGAGTTCAGTCTACAATTCATCTGATCAGCCACAACTGCCCCACAGCATTCCATGTGGTTCTACCTCTAGTGAGTGCTCAGTAAAACCATTAGGAAGCCGAAAAGAAATGCTGGGCTTTGAAGAGCTGTCAAGAAAAGTGGTTACAGGGTCACAAAGCCAAAGACTTGCTGAAGATGAAAATGTGGAAGAAACCAACTCAGTTCAGGGGTCTCATTCATTAAGCATTGAAAATGAAAAGTCTGTTCAGGACATAATTAAAACCGAAACTACCAAAGTTGTAAGACAACTGTCTCAGCTACCACAAGCACAGCACATCATGAATTCTAAGTCATTTTCATTTCAGAGCTCTATTCCAGTCTGG GAAACAGAATCTGGCTATGGTATAATGGAAGAACCAGATCTCACTCTAAGCACCAGCGATATCAGCACCACTGAAACAGACCTTGCAAACTTAACTCTTGAAGAAAAAGACAGTGAAGCACAGAGCAGTTTCCAG GCAGgtgcttctctgcctcctctaccAGAAACCTCTGGGTATGAAGCTGTATCACCTCAAGTGGCACCTTTAG CCACactcatgaaaaggaaaaaggcattTGTGGAACGATCCtaccaaagacagagagagatgcgAAATAAAACTCAACAACTCCCTCAAACAG GTTCATCGCTGAGCTGCCTGAAGGGTGTATCTCtcccagaagacagaaagacCACACAAGCCCTCATGCACCAAAGGGCACTAAA ATTATATAAACAGTTGTCTGAGGTAAAAcagcagagaagagaaagcaaagctcTGTGCAAAATTTCATAA